The following coding sequences lie in one Takifugu flavidus isolate HTHZ2018 chromosome 4, ASM371156v2, whole genome shotgun sequence genomic window:
- the LOC130524896 gene encoding nuclear receptor subfamily 4 group A member 1-like isoform X1: MSVCVSTAAGRSDIHQFNSFGINETTLKRGFTHSQEMPCVQAQHASLPPDTNYISEFLNPDLSAKVMMDINSQRDQLSVASLPSIHTLVGNSCMGEFDAYSCKITASPSASSVSFSHVSGSENSCPQTQSQALKMDDLQMYGCYPGSFVLSYLDETLSSCDSDYYGSPGYGASSPPTPGFQNFSTSLWDSPFSPYPSAPPASVADKSSSAQQLPFFTFSPLTEQHSPLGQQDAAPGQDGSFLLSQQHVSPLHCPSMPLERRPLESPLMVDRAMTCSKTQNPGATESRCAVCGDNASCQHYGVRTCEGCKGFFKRTVQKNAKYVCLANKNCPVDKRRRNRCQFCRFQKCLAVGMVKEVVRTDSLKGRRGRLPSKPKVLTEPSSTVPSVNIVASLVRAHLDSNPTIEKLDYSKYQESTGDLKEKEDASDIQQFYDLLTGSLDVIRNWAETVPGFTDFCKEDQELLLESAFVELFILRLAYRSNPEKNKLIFCNGVVLHRLQCIHSFGDWIDSIMDFSQSLHRMNLDISLFACLAALVIITDRHGLKEPKRVEEFQNHLIACLREHMSGSGSEVCRTQSNYLSRLLSKLPELRTLCTQGLQRIFYLKLEDLVPPPPIVEKIFLDTLPF, encoded by the exons atgagtgtgtgtgtgtccacagcagCCGGCAGAAGTGACATTCATCAGTTTAACTCGTTTGGAATTAATGAAACAACTTTAAAACGTGGATTTACACATTCACAAG AGATGCCCTGTGTACAAGCCCAGCATGCATCCCTGCCCCCGGACACCAACTACATCTCTGAGTTCCTGAATCCTGATCTCAGTGCCAAGGTGATGATGGACATCAACAGCCAGAGGGACCAGCTGTCAGTGGCCTCGCTGCCCAGCATCCACACCTTGGTGGGAAATAGCTGCATGGGGGAGTTTGATGCGTACTCCTGCAAGATCACTGCGTCCCCTTCTGCATCTTCGGTTTCATTCAGTCACGTCTCAGGATCTGAAAACTCTTGTCCCCAGACGCAGAGCCAAGCCCTAAAAATGGATGATCTACAGATGTATGGCTGTTACCCAGGATCCTTTGTTTTGAGCTACCTTGATGAAACACTGTCCTCATGTGACTCTGACTACTATGGCAGCCCGGGTTATGGGGCCTCCTCCCCTCCAACACCTGGATTTCAGAACTTCTCTACATCACTGTGGGATTCCCCATTCAGTCCCTacccatcagctcctccggccTCTGTGGCTGACAAGTCCAGCTCAGCCCAGCAGCTCCCTTTTTTTACCTTCAGCCCCCTGACAGAACAGCACTCACCGCTGGGGCAACAGGATGCTGCACCAGGCCAAGACggctctttcctcctctctcagcaGCACGTCTCTCCACTTCACTGCCCCTCGATGCCATTGGAGCGAAGACCCCTGGAAAGCCCGTTGATGGTAGACCGGGCCATGACTTGTTCTAAGACACAGAACCCGGGCGCCACTGAGAGCCGCTGTGCCGTTTGCGGCGACAATGCATCCTGTCAGCACTACGGAGTCCGAACCTGTGAGGGCTGTAAAGGTTTCTTCAAG CGAACTGTCCAGAAAAATGCAAAGTATGTGTGCCTCGCCAACAAAAACTGTCCAgtggacaagaggaggaggaaccgcTGCCAGTTCTGCCGCTTTCAGAAGTGTCTGGCGGTGGGGATGGTCAAAGAAG TTGTTCGTACCGACAGCCTTAAAGGTCGCCGGGGTCGCCTGCCCTCTAAACCCAAAGTTCTCACGGAGCCCTCCTCCACCGTGCCCAGCGTCAACATCGTGGCCTCTCTTGTCAGGGCTCATCTAGACTCCAACCCAACCATTGAAAAGCTCGATTACTCTAAG TACCAGGAGAGCACCGGTGACCTAAAAGAGAAGGAGGACGCCAGTGACATCCAGCAGTTTTATGACCTGCTGACTGGTTCTTTGGACGTAATAAGAAACTGGGCTGAAACGGTCCCAGGATTCACCGATTTCTGCAAAGAAGACCAGGAGCTGCTTCTGGAATCTGCCTTTGTTGAGCTCTTCATCCTGCGGCTCGCGTACAG GTCAAATCCCGAGAAGAACAAGCTGATCTTCTGCAACGGTGTGGTTCTCCACCGGCTGCAGTGCATTCACAGCTTTGGTGACTGGATCGACTCCATCATGGATTTCTCCCAAAGCCTACACCGGATGAATTTAGACATCTCCCTCTTTGCATGCCTGGCAGCGTTAGTAATTATCACTG ATCGTCATGGCCTCAAGGAGCCCAAACGGGTCGAAGAATTCCAAAATCATCTCATCGCTTGCTTAAGGGAACACATGAGTGGAAGCGGTTCAGAAGTGTGCCGGACGCAGTCCAACTACCTTTCTCGTCTTCTGAGCAAACTCCCCGAACTGAGGACTCTATGCACACAGGGCCTACAGCGCATCTTTTATCTAAAACTGGAGGACCTGGTCCCCCCTCCGCCCATAGTGGAAAAGATCTTTTTGGATACTCTGCCGTTCTGA
- the LOC130524896 gene encoding nuclear receptor subfamily 4 group A member 1-like isoform X2: MSVCVSTAAGRSDIHQFNSFGINETTLKRGFTHSQEMPCVQAQHASLPPDTNYISEFLNPDLSAKVMMDINSQRDQLSVASLPSIHTLTQSQALKMDDLQMYGCYPGSFVLSYLDETLSSCDSDYYGSPGYGASSPPTPGFQNFSTSLWDSPFSPYPSAPPASVADKSSSAQQLPFFTFSPLTEQHSPLGQQDAAPGQDGSFLLSQQHVSPLHCPSMPLERRPLESPLMVDRAMTCSKTQNPGATESRCAVCGDNASCQHYGVRTCEGCKGFFKRTVQKNAKYVCLANKNCPVDKRRRNRCQFCRFQKCLAVGMVKEVVRTDSLKGRRGRLPSKPKVLTEPSSTVPSVNIVASLVRAHLDSNPTIEKLDYSKYQESTGDLKEKEDASDIQQFYDLLTGSLDVIRNWAETVPGFTDFCKEDQELLLESAFVELFILRLAYRSNPEKNKLIFCNGVVLHRLQCIHSFGDWIDSIMDFSQSLHRMNLDISLFACLAALVIITDRHGLKEPKRVEEFQNHLIACLREHMSGSGSEVCRTQSNYLSRLLSKLPELRTLCTQGLQRIFYLKLEDLVPPPPIVEKIFLDTLPF; this comes from the exons atgagtgtgtgtgtgtccacagcagCCGGCAGAAGTGACATTCATCAGTTTAACTCGTTTGGAATTAATGAAACAACTTTAAAACGTGGATTTACACATTCACAAG AGATGCCCTGTGTACAAGCCCAGCATGCATCCCTGCCCCCGGACACCAACTACATCTCTGAGTTCCTGAATCCTGATCTCAGTGCCAAGGTGATGATGGACATCAACAGCCAGAGGGACCAGCTGTCAGTGGCCTCGCTGCCCAGCATCCACACCTTG ACGCAGAGCCAAGCCCTAAAAATGGATGATCTACAGATGTATGGCTGTTACCCAGGATCCTTTGTTTTGAGCTACCTTGATGAAACACTGTCCTCATGTGACTCTGACTACTATGGCAGCCCGGGTTATGGGGCCTCCTCCCCTCCAACACCTGGATTTCAGAACTTCTCTACATCACTGTGGGATTCCCCATTCAGTCCCTacccatcagctcctccggccTCTGTGGCTGACAAGTCCAGCTCAGCCCAGCAGCTCCCTTTTTTTACCTTCAGCCCCCTGACAGAACAGCACTCACCGCTGGGGCAACAGGATGCTGCACCAGGCCAAGACggctctttcctcctctctcagcaGCACGTCTCTCCACTTCACTGCCCCTCGATGCCATTGGAGCGAAGACCCCTGGAAAGCCCGTTGATGGTAGACCGGGCCATGACTTGTTCTAAGACACAGAACCCGGGCGCCACTGAGAGCCGCTGTGCCGTTTGCGGCGACAATGCATCCTGTCAGCACTACGGAGTCCGAACCTGTGAGGGCTGTAAAGGTTTCTTCAAG CGAACTGTCCAGAAAAATGCAAAGTATGTGTGCCTCGCCAACAAAAACTGTCCAgtggacaagaggaggaggaaccgcTGCCAGTTCTGCCGCTTTCAGAAGTGTCTGGCGGTGGGGATGGTCAAAGAAG TTGTTCGTACCGACAGCCTTAAAGGTCGCCGGGGTCGCCTGCCCTCTAAACCCAAAGTTCTCACGGAGCCCTCCTCCACCGTGCCCAGCGTCAACATCGTGGCCTCTCTTGTCAGGGCTCATCTAGACTCCAACCCAACCATTGAAAAGCTCGATTACTCTAAG TACCAGGAGAGCACCGGTGACCTAAAAGAGAAGGAGGACGCCAGTGACATCCAGCAGTTTTATGACCTGCTGACTGGTTCTTTGGACGTAATAAGAAACTGGGCTGAAACGGTCCCAGGATTCACCGATTTCTGCAAAGAAGACCAGGAGCTGCTTCTGGAATCTGCCTTTGTTGAGCTCTTCATCCTGCGGCTCGCGTACAG GTCAAATCCCGAGAAGAACAAGCTGATCTTCTGCAACGGTGTGGTTCTCCACCGGCTGCAGTGCATTCACAGCTTTGGTGACTGGATCGACTCCATCATGGATTTCTCCCAAAGCCTACACCGGATGAATTTAGACATCTCCCTCTTTGCATGCCTGGCAGCGTTAGTAATTATCACTG ATCGTCATGGCCTCAAGGAGCCCAAACGGGTCGAAGAATTCCAAAATCATCTCATCGCTTGCTTAAGGGAACACATGAGTGGAAGCGGTTCAGAAGTGTGCCGGACGCAGTCCAACTACCTTTCTCGTCTTCTGAGCAAACTCCCCGAACTGAGGACTCTATGCACACAGGGCCTACAGCGCATCTTTTATCTAAAACTGGAGGACCTGGTCCCCCCTCCGCCCATAGTGGAAAAGATCTTTTTGGATACTCTGCCGTTCTGA
- the dgkab gene encoding diacylglycerol kinase, alpha b has product MASSDDTEETLTPVDFIQLQHYMEYSSLTVKDVVKEFQPGGRHAQHKHGECVDRAGFCLFLKSYLEVEDFPSDFCQRLYRYFQHVEQGDPITRGGVFLRDVSCYFSVLEDGRPRDKLEFTFNLYDKDGNGLLDSTEVDRIIAQMMRAADYLGWDVTELRPVLKDMMTAIDVDDSGTVTLEEWLKGGMNNVPLLVLLGLKMTERDGQHIWRLKHFNKPTYCSVCQSMLLGLGKQGLCCTCCKYTVHNQCANKNPEPCARTFVKSKKEIGIAAHDWIRTDSSSGKCQVCHKKIKTLAGRRCVWCHEMRHDDCLFSGLSSCDCGPLRDHILPPWAIYAVSKEEDASLLNVTPDGHVLQIVPVADTHPLLVFVNPKSGGKQGERVLRKFQYLLNPRQVYNLSNGGPAPGLHFFRNLREYRILVCGGDGTVGWLLDAIDRENLQVRPPVAVLPLGTGNDLARCLRWGGGYEGSDLREILKEIEASKLVLMDRWSIQVIPNDPQEEGDPVPYEIINNYFSIGVDASIAHRFHSMREKHPQRFNSRKKNKLWYFEFATSETISASCKKLKDCLAVECCGRPLDLGNMCLEGIAVLNIPSMHGGSNLWGESKKADSLPEAEEGRVITDPDLLKTISQDISDKRLEVVGLEGVIEMGQIYTGLKSAGHRLAQTSQITIRTMKALPMQIDGEPWMQPPCTIHISHKNQAKMLMAPPTKPSGFFHLK; this is encoded by the exons ACAGCAGTTTAACTGTCAAAGATGTGGTTAAAGAGTTTCAGCCCGGCGGGCGACACGCTCAGCACAAACACGGAGAG TGCGTCGACAGAGCtggtttctgcctttttctcaAAAGCTACCTTGAAGTGGAGGACTTCCCCTCAGATTTCTGCCAACGGCTTTATCGTTATTTCCAGCACGTAGAGCAGGGCGACCCCATAACGAGAG GCGGCGTCTTTCTTCGTGATGTGTCCTGTTACTTCTCAGTGCTGGAGGATGGACGGCCAAGAGACAAGctagaat tTACTTTTAACCTTTATGACAAAGATGGCAATGGACTCCTGGACAGCACT GAAGTGGATCGCATAATTGCTCAGATGATGCGAGCTGCAGATTACCTCGGCTGGGATGTAACAGAACTCAGACCA gTGCTTAAAGACATGATGACAGCCATCGATGTGGATGACAGTGGGACGGTCACGTTGGAGGAGTGGTTGAAAGGGGGGATGAACAACGTGCCTTTGCTGGTTCTTCTCGGGCTTAAG ATGACTGAGAGAGACGGCCAGCATATCTGGAGGCTGAAGCACTTTAACAAGCCGACCTACTGCAGCGTGTGTCAGAGCATGCTGCTTGGCCTCGGAAAGCAGGGTCTCTGCTGCACCT GCTGCAAGTACACAGTTCACAATCAGTGTGCCAACAAGAATCCTGAACCCTGCGCACGCACCTTTGTCAAATCTAAAAAGGAGATTGGT ATAGCGGCTCATGACTGGATCCGAACCGACAGCAGCTCCGGCAAGTGTCAGGTTTGCCACAAGAAGATCAAGACTTTGGCAGGGAGACGATGCGTGTGGTGTCACGAGATG CGCCATGACGACTGTCTCTTCTCTGGTTTGTCGTCGTGTGACTGTGGGCCTCTGAGAGATCACATCCTGCCTCCGTGGGCAATATATGCTGTCTCAAAG GAGGAGGACGCCAGCTTGTTGAACGTCACTCCTGACGGCCACGTCCTGCAG ATTGTTCCAGTTGCGGACACCCAccctctgcttgtgtttgtcaaCCCAAAAAGTGGAGGAAAGCAGGGCGAAAG AGTGCTGAGGAAATTCCAGTACCTGCTGAACCCTCGCCAAGTGTACAACCTGTCAAATGGAGGTCCCGCACCAGG ACTGCATTTCTTCCGTAATCTGCGTGAATACAGGATTTTGGTCTGTGGAGGGGATGGCACCGTGGGCTGGCTTCTGGATGCTATAG ACAGGGAAAACCTCCAGGTACGGCCCCCCGTCGCTGTCCTGCCGCTGGGCACTGGGAACGACCTGGCTCGCTGTCTGCGTTGGGGAGGAG GCTATGAGGGCTCAGACCTGAGGGAGATCCTGAAGGAGATTGAAGCAAGTAAGTTGGTGCTCATGGACCGCTGGAGCATCCAGGTGATCCCAAATGACCCTCAGGAGGAGGGAGACCCGGTGCCCTATGAGATCATCAACAACTACTTTTCAATTGGAGTG GACGCCTCAATCGCTCATCGTTTCCATTCCATGAGGGAGAAACACCCCCAGAGATTCAACAGCAG AAAGAAGAACAAACTCTGGTATTTTGAGTTCGCCACCTCTGAGAccatctctgcctcctgcaAGAAGCTGAAAGATTGTCTGGCGGTCGAG TGCTGCGGGAGACCCCTGGACCTCGGCAACATGTGTCTGGAGGGCATAGCCGTCCTCAACATACCCAGCATGCACGGCGGCTCCAACCTCTGGGGTGAATCCAAGAAagcggacagtttgccagaggCGGAGGAGGGTAGGGTCATCACTGACCCCGACCTTCTCAAAACAATCTCACAAG ATATTAGCGACAAGCGCTTGGAGGTAGTGGGATTGGAAGGGGTCATTGAGATGGGACAAATCTACACGGGGCTGAAGAGCGCCGGGCACAGACTGGCCCAGACTTCCCAAATCACCATCAG GACAATGAAAGCCCTGCCAATGCAAATTGATGGGGAGCCCTGGATGCAACCTCCGTGTACT ATCCACATATCTCATAAAAACCAAGCAAAGATGCTGATGGCTCCACCAACGAAACCATCTGGCTTCTTCCATCTCAAATAG